A DNA window from Christiangramia salexigens contains the following coding sequences:
- the ahcY gene encoding adenosylhomocysteinase: MSTKTVPYTEYKVKDISLAEWGRREIELAEAEMPGLMALREEYGKEKPLKGARIAGCLHMTIQTAVLIETLVELGADVTWSSCNIFSTQDHAAAAIAAAGIPVYAWKGMTEEEFNWCIEQTLFFGEERKPLNMILDDGGDLTNMVLDEYPELGKGIKGLSEETTTGVHRLYERMKKGTLPMPAINVNDSVTKSKFDNKYGCRESAVDAIRRATDIMLAGKRVVVCGYGDVGKGTAASFRGAGSIVTVTEIDPICALQAAMDGFEVKLLETVLPKADIVITTTGNKDIVRGEHFEAMKDKTIVANIGHFDNEIDVAWLKQNHGNSRVEIKPQVDKYTIDGKDIILLAEGRLVNLGCATGHPSFVMSNSFTNQTLAQMELWNNTDQYKNEVYMLPKHLDEKVAKLHLERIGVELTELKKDQADYIGVEVEGPFKPEYYRY, from the coding sequence ATGTCGACTAAAACAGTACCTTATACAGAGTATAAAGTTAAAGATATTTCCCTGGCGGAGTGGGGACGCAGAGAGATAGAACTCGCTGAGGCAGAGATGCCGGGACTTATGGCTCTTCGTGAGGAATACGGCAAAGAAAAACCACTTAAGGGGGCAAGAATCGCAGGATGTTTACATATGACCATTCAAACCGCTGTTCTAATCGAAACCCTTGTGGAACTTGGAGCCGATGTTACCTGGAGTTCTTGTAATATTTTCTCTACACAGGATCATGCTGCTGCCGCTATCGCTGCTGCCGGAATTCCGGTTTATGCATGGAAAGGGATGACCGAAGAGGAATTTAACTGGTGTATAGAGCAAACTCTTTTCTTTGGAGAAGAGCGCAAGCCGCTTAATATGATCCTTGATGATGGTGGAGATCTTACCAATATGGTATTAGATGAATATCCTGAACTTGGAAAAGGCATCAAAGGTCTTTCAGAAGAAACTACTACCGGAGTTCACCGTTTATATGAGCGCATGAAAAAAGGAACACTTCCTATGCCTGCGATCAACGTAAATGATTCGGTTACAAAATCGAAATTCGATAATAAATACGGGTGTCGCGAGAGTGCAGTAGATGCGATTCGTCGTGCTACAGATATCATGCTTGCCGGAAAACGTGTTGTTGTTTGTGGTTATGGAGATGTTGGTAAAGGTACCGCTGCATCATTCAGAGGAGCAGGATCTATAGTTACCGTAACAGAGATCGACCCAATTTGTGCACTACAGGCTGCTATGGATGGTTTTGAGGTAAAACTTCTTGAAACTGTACTTCCTAAAGCAGATATCGTGATCACGACTACCGGGAATAAAGACATCGTAAGAGGTGAACATTTCGAAGCGATGAAAGACAAGACCATCGTAGCAAATATTGGTCACTTTGATAATGAGATCGATGTAGCATGGTTGAAACAAAACCACGGAAATTCAAGAGTGGAGATCAAACCTCAGGTAGATAAGTATACCATAGACGGGAAAGACATTATTCTTCTTGCTGAAGGTAGACTGGTAAACCTTGGTTGCGCAACAGGTCACCCAAGTTTTGTGATGAGTAACTCTTTCACAAACCAGACGCTTGCACAGATGGAGCTTTGGAACAATACAGACCAGTATAAGAACGAAGTGTATATGTTGCCTAAGCATCTTGATGAGAAGGTTGCTAAACTTCACCTTGAAAGAATTGGAGTTGAGCTTACCGAACTTAAAAAAGATCAGGCAGATTATATCGGTGTTGAAGTAGAAGGACCATTCAAGCCGGAATACTACAGATACTAA
- a CDS encoding hybrid sensor histidine kinase/response regulator, protein MFHSRRSITVKIVAGYVIVAILAGLAVWYIYNQVIDYSQIAQSNTENNQQLILVSEITTSLNQSENTSRRLIQTGSEEELALYNTQIDSIKFKLQRLEANYGDINLENEADNLTKLLEQKTENLKELVALRDTDRNTNYYSRVLRELKKVDASFADKNYEQRFANLEPHQRRVLIRLLEYAKEDNAQELTNQRLDSLVSSVKKVLTELEIANRQFRNAVNEKENELLNNDMILNQQLRSLLSNLEQKERINSVQRSEVFQDMLQKTSYIIIFGGGTIGLIILFFIINIIRDITRSQRYRAELEEAKTFAESLLARREQFMAAITHDLRSPLTTVMGYTDLMQKTNLDHKQKHYLLQVKKSSQFILRLVNDLLDLSKLEAGKMLIEKLPFNPKKLIKDTVGNIIPAEKNKDVEIIIRVSDETNTQVQSDPFRIKQVLANLISNAWKFTEKGSIIISAELEQQFNNEAILEIRVKDTGIGISKEMQESIFEEFSQENSSIEKRFGGSGLGLAITKRLSELLKGDISVNSTQGEGSEFILRIPVVKTEASTSAKAEKPVDTPQIADGSMTGKKVLIVDDEPGQLSLTEELARSMGFSIETAINGKIALEKLDSDSFDLVLTDIQMPVKDGFSLIQTIREDQKLKDLPVIALSGRTDLKKEAYTKAGFDNNLLKPYKPASLRKAIATIFNLENKPEKTEEASEHSKLKAENYDLRDIYEFSGNDEVAMQTILQAFLEGAEKSKTQLEKAYNDNDRETMAKLAHRMLPMLRQMQANSITSTLEKIEDREDIEQQEFEQLQRNLEDLMKSLESDAIV, encoded by the coding sequence ATGTTTCACTCAAGACGATCTATTACCGTAAAGATAGTAGCCGGGTACGTTATTGTGGCCATACTTGCTGGTTTGGCGGTATGGTACATCTACAATCAGGTAATAGATTACTCACAGATAGCTCAGTCTAATACAGAGAATAATCAGCAGCTTATTCTTGTAAGCGAGATCACCACCAGTTTAAATCAATCTGAAAATACCAGTAGACGTTTAATTCAAACCGGAAGTGAAGAAGAACTTGCGCTTTATAATACTCAAATAGACAGCATAAAATTTAAACTCCAAAGGCTCGAAGCAAACTACGGCGATATTAATCTGGAGAATGAAGCAGACAATCTCACCAAGCTACTTGAACAAAAGACAGAGAACCTTAAAGAACTGGTTGCCTTAAGAGACACCGACCGAAATACAAATTATTACTCCCGTGTTCTTAGGGAACTTAAAAAAGTTGATGCCTCCTTTGCCGATAAAAATTACGAACAACGCTTTGCGAATCTGGAGCCACATCAGCGCCGGGTGCTTATAAGATTATTGGAATACGCCAAAGAGGATAATGCCCAGGAATTAACCAATCAAAGGCTGGATTCCCTGGTAAGTTCGGTTAAAAAAGTCCTTACAGAACTGGAGATCGCTAACCGCCAGTTTAGGAATGCGGTTAATGAAAAAGAAAATGAGCTGCTTAATAATGATATGATCCTCAACCAGCAACTGCGGAGTCTACTTTCTAATCTCGAACAAAAGGAAAGGATCAATTCTGTACAACGCTCCGAAGTTTTCCAGGATATGCTTCAGAAGACTTCATATATCATAATTTTTGGCGGCGGAACCATTGGTTTGATCATTCTGTTTTTCATCATTAATATTATTCGCGATATTACCAGAAGTCAGCGTTATCGCGCAGAGTTAGAAGAAGCCAAAACCTTTGCAGAGTCCTTACTGGCCAGAAGAGAACAGTTCATGGCTGCGATAACACACGATCTCAGAAGTCCGCTTACTACTGTAATGGGCTATACAGATCTTATGCAGAAAACAAATCTGGATCACAAACAGAAACATTATTTACTTCAGGTGAAAAAATCCTCTCAATTTATCCTGAGACTGGTTAATGATCTGCTGGACCTCTCAAAACTGGAAGCTGGAAAAATGCTGATTGAGAAACTTCCTTTTAATCCAAAAAAGCTAATCAAAGATACTGTTGGGAATATAATTCCTGCAGAAAAAAATAAGGATGTAGAGATCATAATCAGGGTTTCGGATGAAACGAATACTCAGGTACAAAGTGATCCCTTCCGAATAAAACAGGTTCTGGCGAACCTAATTTCCAACGCATGGAAATTCACCGAAAAAGGAAGCATTATCATATCGGCCGAACTGGAACAGCAATTTAATAATGAGGCTATTCTAGAGATCAGAGTTAAGGATACCGGGATAGGAATATCAAAAGAAATGCAGGAAAGCATTTTTGAAGAATTCTCTCAGGAAAACAGCAGTATCGAAAAAAGGTTTGGGGGTTCGGGACTGGGACTGGCAATTACGAAAAGACTTTCTGAACTATTAAAAGGTGATATAAGCGTAAACAGTACTCAGGGCGAAGGCAGTGAATTTATCTTACGTATTCCGGTTGTAAAAACAGAAGCCTCAACCTCTGCCAAAGCGGAAAAGCCAGTAGATACACCTCAGATAGCCGATGGCAGCATGACAGGTAAAAAAGTCCTGATCGTAGACGATGAACCGGGACAATTATCCCTTACAGAGGAACTTGCAAGATCTATGGGCTTTAGCATTGAAACCGCAATTAACGGAAAAATTGCGTTGGAGAAATTAGATTCAGATAGTTTTGATCTGGTCCTGACCGATATTCAAATGCCGGTAAAAGATGGCTTCTCACTTATACAAACGATCAGAGAAGACCAGAAACTTAAAGATCTGCCGGTCATTGCTCTTTCGGGAAGAACGGACCTCAAGAAAGAGGCTTACACAAAAGCCGGCTTCGATAATAATCTTTTAAAACCCTACAAACCTGCAAGCCTTAGGAAAGCAATCGCAACAATATTCAACCTGGAAAACAAACCCGAAAAAACCGAAGAAGCTTCAGAACATTCAAAACTTAAGGCTGAAAATTATGACCTGCGTGATATTTATGAGTTTTCGGGAAATGACGAAGTAGCCATGCAAACCATTTTACAGGCATTTCTTGAAGGCGCAGAAAAGAGCAAAACTCAACTTGAGAAGGCTTATAATGATAATGACAGGGAAACTATGGCCAAACTGGCTCATAGAATGTTGCCAATGCTAAGACAAATGCAGGCTAATTCTATCACATCCACTCTTGAAAAGATCGAAGACCGGGAAGATATAGAACAACAGGAATTTGAGCAATTGCAAAGAAACCTCGAGGATCTAATGAAAAGTCTGGAAAGTGACGCTATAGTTTAA
- a CDS encoding VOC family protein, translating to MKIENPVVWFEIYVNDLKRAKSFYEKVFKTDLSEIGDPSDDSIKMLAFPGDMESKGKTTGALVYAKDMQAGGNSTLVYFGSNDCSVEEARVSEAGGELIRPKMSIGEFGFISLAKDTEGNMFGIHSMA from the coding sequence ATGAAAATTGAAAATCCGGTCGTATGGTTTGAGATCTATGTAAACGACTTAAAACGAGCTAAATCTTTCTATGAAAAAGTTTTCAAAACAGATTTATCTGAAATAGGAGATCCGTCAGACGACAGTATAAAAATGCTGGCATTTCCGGGGGATATGGAGTCTAAAGGAAAAACTACAGGAGCTTTGGTCTATGCTAAAGATATGCAGGCGGGCGGGAATAGTACTCTAGTGTATTTTGGGAGTAATGATTGTAGTGTAGAGGAAGCACGTGTAAGTGAAGCCGGAGGTGAATTGATAAGGCCTAAAATGTCTATTGGTGAATTTGGTTTTATAAGCCTGGCGAAAGATACAGAAGGAAATATGTTTGGGATTCATTCAATGGCGTAA
- the arfB gene encoding alternative ribosome rescue aminoacyl-tRNA hydrolase ArfB, whose translation MDEDFLIKELEYKAVRSSGPGGQHANKASTKVELYFDIANSTAISDRERERLIKKLSGRINQDGVLKMSSEESRSQHTNKEIVTGLFLFELKEALKRPKPRKKTKPTKASKIKRLKAKKKKAEIKANRKDPLKH comes from the coding sequence ATGGATGAGGATTTCTTAATAAAAGAGTTGGAGTATAAGGCAGTAAGAAGTTCGGGCCCGGGAGGGCAGCATGCCAATAAGGCTTCCACTAAGGTAGAGTTGTACTTTGATATTGCTAATTCTACTGCGATCTCAGATAGAGAACGGGAACGCCTAATTAAAAAGTTATCCGGCAGGATCAATCAGGACGGTGTTCTAAAAATGAGCAGTGAGGAATCCCGCAGTCAGCATACAAATAAGGAGATCGTAACTGGGTTGTTCTTATTCGAGCTCAAGGAAGCTTTAAAAAGACCAAAGCCCCGTAAGAAAACAAAGCCTACCAAAGCCTCTAAGATCAAAAGGCTTAAGGCAAAGAAAAAGAAAGCCGAGATCAAGGCGAATAGAAAAGATCCATTAAAGCATTAA
- a CDS encoding thiamine-binding protein — protein MNISVELTLSPLQDDYEPAIIDFIKKMRNYGFRVMETPLSTQVYGDYDEVMELLTEEIKNAFEAIDRGLIHIKIVKSDRSDYAADF, from the coding sequence ATGAATATTTCAGTAGAACTAACCCTTAGTCCGTTGCAGGATGACTACGAACCTGCGATCATTGATTTTATTAAGAAAATGCGTAATTACGGGTTCCGGGTAATGGAAACTCCGCTTAGTACGCAGGTCTATGGAGATTATGATGAGGTTATGGAGTTGCTAACCGAAGAGATCAAAAATGCATTTGAAGCGATAGACCGCGGACTGATACATATAAAAATTGTAAAATCTGATCGTAGCGATTATGCAGCCGATTTTTGA
- a CDS encoding sigma-54-dependent transcriptional regulator: MSKVLVVEDDVAFGTMLKTFLGKRDYEVSLVYSAAEAFKLISSDKFDLVLTDVRLPDNDGLEILKNVKAENPSTQVIVMTSYAEISMAVEAMKDGAFDYVSKPFRPESILQTIDNALQTNAVDPKPEKPKKAKKSSGSVSENFNLVKGVSEPSKRLNDYVELVAPTNMSVLITGESGTGKEQIAKSIHLQSKRHSAPFIAVDCGAIPREIASSEFFGHLKGSFTGAINDKTGHFEAANGGTLFLDEIGNLTYELQVQLLRALQERRIKPVGSNNEIEVDIRVVTATNEDLMQAVKEGDFREDLYHRLNEFTIKVPALRERKEDLMLFADQFLDEANEDLEKSVVGFSDEAMDAFKNYSWPGNLRELKNMVKRAVLLTKDELIPLKVLPHEIATSSRTSESDYGLFKNKNEEQLILDALDKTGGNKSKAARMLSIDRKTLYNKLKQYGIKL; encoded by the coding sequence ATGTCTAAAGTACTGGTCGTTGAGGATGATGTAGCTTTTGGTACCATGCTAAAAACCTTTCTGGGTAAAAGAGATTACGAGGTAAGTCTGGTGTATTCTGCTGCTGAAGCCTTTAAGTTAATATCTTCAGATAAATTTGATCTGGTTCTCACCGATGTGAGATTGCCCGATAATGACGGATTGGAAATTTTAAAAAATGTAAAAGCCGAAAATCCTTCTACACAGGTTATCGTAATGACGAGTTATGCTGAAATAAGCATGGCAGTAGAGGCGATGAAAGATGGTGCTTTCGATTATGTTTCCAAGCCATTCAGACCGGAATCCATACTTCAGACTATAGATAATGCGCTGCAAACCAATGCAGTGGATCCGAAGCCGGAAAAACCTAAAAAAGCAAAAAAATCTTCAGGATCTGTTAGTGAGAATTTTAACCTTGTAAAAGGTGTAAGCGAGCCTTCAAAACGTCTAAACGATTATGTAGAGCTGGTAGCACCTACCAATATGTCTGTGCTTATCACAGGTGAAAGTGGTACAGGTAAAGAGCAGATCGCTAAAAGCATACATTTACAAAGCAAAAGACACTCGGCACCTTTTATTGCAGTAGATTGTGGAGCGATACCAAGAGAGATCGCTTCCAGTGAATTCTTTGGTCACCTAAAGGGTTCATTTACCGGTGCGATAAACGATAAGACCGGACATTTTGAAGCAGCCAATGGAGGGACTTTGTTCCTCGATGAAATTGGAAACCTTACCTACGAACTTCAGGTTCAGCTTTTAAGAGCTTTGCAGGAGAGAAGGATCAAACCTGTGGGGAGTAATAATGAAATCGAGGTGGATATCAGAGTTGTGACTGCAACTAATGAAGATTTGATGCAGGCCGTGAAAGAAGGCGACTTTAGAGAAGACCTTTATCACAGACTAAATGAATTTACCATTAAAGTACCTGCTCTAAGAGAAAGAAAAGAAGATCTTATGCTGTTTGCCGATCAGTTTCTGGATGAGGCTAATGAGGATCTTGAAAAATCTGTGGTTGGGTTTAGCGATGAGGCTATGGATGCGTTTAAAAATTACAGCTGGCCGGGTAACCTGCGTGAATTAAAAAATATGGTTAAAAGAGCAGTGCTTCTAACCAAGGATGAGTTGATCCCTCTAAAAGTTCTTCCCCATGAGATCGCAACCTCCAGCCGTACTTCCGAATCGGATTACGGACTTTTTAAGAATAAGAATGAGGAACAACTTATTCTGGATGCACTCGATAAAACCGGCGGAAACAAAAGCAAGGCTGCGCGAATGCTCTCTATAGACCGAAAAACACTTTATAATAAGCTGAAACAATACGGTATTAAACTATAG
- a CDS encoding 4'-phosphopantetheinyl transferase family protein: protein MPLFKTITVDERTKVFIWKVEESFDELSEGIYLTPHCRRRVDGMKSEIHRRGFMSIRHLMAEAGYVDEDLYYDDLGKPHLVDEKYISITHSFNFTAIIVSDDHVGIDVEKQREKILKIANKFTPLDEYHTLANEEALIRKLTIVWGAKESVYKLLAEPGLAFLQHINVTDFDFDDKKTTAHVRYKDIDSWFDIDFLEFENFTCVYAKTSDKKSD, encoded by the coding sequence ATGCCTCTTTTCAAAACAATAACAGTTGATGAGCGTACTAAAGTCTTCATTTGGAAGGTGGAAGAATCTTTTGACGAGCTTTCTGAAGGCATCTACTTAACACCTCATTGCCGCCGGAGAGTGGATGGGATGAAATCTGAAATTCATCGCAGAGGTTTTATGAGTATAAGGCATCTTATGGCAGAAGCGGGTTATGTAGATGAGGATCTGTATTATGACGATCTTGGAAAGCCTCATCTTGTGGATGAAAAGTATATCTCCATTACGCATTCTTTTAATTTCACGGCCATCATCGTAAGTGATGATCATGTGGGAATAGATGTTGAAAAGCAACGTGAAAAGATCCTGAAAATTGCAAATAAGTTCACACCGCTGGATGAATATCATACCCTGGCCAACGAGGAAGCGCTCATAAGAAAATTAACCATCGTCTGGGGAGCCAAGGAATCGGTTTATAAATTGCTAGCCGAGCCCGGACTTGCATTTTTACAGCATATCAATGTGACCGATTTTGATTTTGATGATAAGAAAACCACGGCGCATGTGAGATATAAGGATATTGATTCATGGTTTGATATTGATTTCCTTGAATTTGAAAATTTCACCTGTGTGTATGCAAAAACTTCAGATAAAAAATCGGACTGA
- the pnuC gene encoding nicotinamide riboside transporter PnuC, which produces MQPIFDFFFSQYSDYPLLFIILEIVAVIFGFLSVWYSKQNNILVYPTGIVSTLIFVYLLWQWQLLGDMMINAYYFSMSIYGWYIWTRKVDATHFTPITSTTKKEQITSVFIFIGTLIFVFGVYEYFDKWNNWTAYVDTVTTAIFFVGMWLMAKRKIENWIYWIIGDIISVPLYFYKGLTFTSLQYLVFTIIAIYGYRAWKKNLRNDLRPA; this is translated from the coding sequence ATGCAGCCGATTTTTGATTTTTTCTTTTCACAGTATTCAGATTATCCTTTGCTGTTTATAATTCTCGAGATCGTTGCGGTGATCTTTGGATTTCTTTCAGTTTGGTACTCCAAGCAAAATAATATTCTGGTATATCCTACCGGGATCGTAAGCACCCTTATTTTCGTTTACCTTCTGTGGCAATGGCAACTGCTCGGGGATATGATGATAAATGCCTACTATTTCTCTATGAGTATTTATGGCTGGTATATCTGGACGCGAAAAGTGGATGCAACTCACTTTACTCCTATAACCTCTACTACAAAAAAGGAGCAGATCACTTCAGTTTTCATATTCATAGGAACCCTGATCTTTGTGTTTGGTGTCTATGAGTATTTTGATAAATGGAATAACTGGACCGCTTATGTGGACACTGTGACCACAGCCATATTTTTTGTGGGGATGTGGTTAATGGCAAAACGAAAAATAGAGAACTGGATCTACTGGATCATTGGAGATATTATCTCGGTTCCCCTGTATTTTTATAAAGGTCTTACCTTTACCAGTCTGCAATATCTGGTATTTACCATTATTGCAATTTATGGATATAGAGCATGGAAGAAGAACTTGCGCAACGACCTGCGTCCTGCATAA
- a CDS encoding DUF4301 family protein — translation MNFSEKDTAEIEKKGISLKEVEEQIKIFKRGNVKVNITEAATVGKGITRLDEAEKRNLIKYYDSEKKKHSLLKFVPASGAATRMFKALHNFSDEFDPENQGLRDYLDENGDKDLLRFFNQMEDLPFYKHAVDKTKKNHPYYEDKSHDQQHKLLVKTILESDGLYLSNLPKGLVPFHKYEDHVATAFEEHLIEAAKYVAVNDVAKLHFTVAEEDKQKFQAEWKEIQDRVEKKSGVKFEITYSYQDPKTDTIAVDDNFEPFRTKEGDLFFRPGGHGALIENLNRLDEEIVFVKNIDNVVTGENIPNVVEYKKMLGGKLLKIQNQIFEYLKVLDEGSVSDEKLKEISKFLNEELCIKTGSDKTVTAEYLKEKLNRPLRVCGMVKNEGEPGGGPFLVKDSQGEISLQIIEGAQIDDKNPEQAKTAREATHFNPVDIVCGLRNYKGGGFDLHQYVDEEMSFIADKTKDGKALKALERPGLWNGGMAKWNSIFVEVPVETFNPVKTVSDLLKESHQPG, via the coding sequence GTGAATTTTAGCGAAAAAGATACTGCCGAGATAGAAAAAAAAGGCATCAGTCTTAAAGAAGTAGAAGAACAGATCAAGATCTTTAAAAGAGGTAATGTTAAGGTGAATATCACCGAAGCAGCAACCGTAGGAAAGGGAATAACCCGTCTGGATGAGGCTGAAAAAAGAAATCTTATCAAATATTACGATTCAGAAAAAAAGAAACACAGTCTGCTAAAGTTTGTTCCAGCCTCAGGGGCGGCTACAAGAATGTTCAAGGCTTTGCATAACTTCTCTGATGAGTTTGATCCCGAAAACCAGGGTTTAAGAGATTATCTGGATGAGAATGGTGATAAGGATCTTCTAAGGTTCTTTAACCAGATGGAAGACCTCCCATTTTATAAACATGCAGTAGATAAGACCAAAAAGAATCATCCGTATTACGAGGATAAGTCTCACGACCAGCAGCATAAATTACTGGTTAAAACCATTCTGGAGTCAGACGGACTTTACCTGAGTAATCTTCCTAAGGGCCTTGTACCTTTTCATAAATATGAAGATCATGTAGCCACTGCTTTTGAAGAACACTTAATTGAAGCAGCCAAATATGTTGCGGTTAATGATGTTGCAAAACTTCATTTTACGGTGGCTGAAGAAGACAAGCAGAAATTTCAGGCTGAGTGGAAGGAGATACAGGACCGGGTGGAAAAGAAGTCCGGAGTGAAGTTTGAGATCACTTACTCTTATCAGGATCCTAAAACCGATACTATCGCTGTAGATGATAATTTTGAGCCATTTAGAACCAAAGAAGGCGATCTTTTCTTTAGGCCCGGAGGTCATGGTGCATTAATAGAAAATTTAAACCGTCTGGATGAAGAGATCGTATTCGTGAAGAATATAGATAACGTGGTGACCGGGGAAAATATCCCAAATGTGGTTGAATACAAGAAAATGCTTGGCGGGAAATTGCTGAAAATCCAGAATCAGATCTTTGAATATTTAAAGGTTCTTGATGAAGGAAGTGTTTCTGATGAAAAACTCAAGGAAATCTCAAAATTCCTGAACGAAGAGCTTTGCATAAAAACAGGTTCAGATAAAACTGTTACCGCAGAGTATTTAAAGGAAAAACTTAATCGTCCATTAAGAGTTTGTGGAATGGTGAAGAACGAAGGTGAGCCAGGTGGAGGTCCATTCCTCGTTAAGGATTCTCAGGGAGAAATTTCTTTGCAGATCATTGAGGGAGCGCAGATAGATGATAAAAATCCTGAACAGGCGAAAACTGCAAGAGAAGCCACTCACTTTAATCCCGTAGATATAGTTTGCGGATTGCGAAATTATAAAGGAGGAGGCTTTGATCTTCACCAGTATGTGGATGAAGAAATGAGCTTCATCGCCGATAAGACCAAAGACGGAAAAGCATTAAAGGCACTGGAACGCCCTGGCTTATGGAACGGAGGAATGGCTAAATGGAATTCCATATTCGTAGAAGTCCCTGTAGAAACCTTTAATCCGGTAAAAACGGTTTCAGACCTGCTTAAGGAATCTCATCAACCCGGCTAG
- a CDS encoding geranylgeranylglyceryl/heptaprenylglyceryl phosphate synthase: MIEVQKLLDNIQEASNHQQKLLAVLIDPDKFQPKDAEDFIKYLPVLATHIFVGGSSVEQGKTCEVVKAIKNNSDLPVILFPGDHHQISSHADALLFLSLISGRNPEYLIEQQVRSVEKLRNSDLEIIPTGYILIDGGNETSVQRVSNTSPMSQVEVGKIVHTALAGQYSGKKLIYLEAGSGAKNAVSAEIIKAVKDALDIPLIVGGGIRSDLQLETAWNAGADLVVLGTAFEERSFNQN, translated from the coding sequence GTGATAGAAGTTCAGAAACTTTTAGATAATATTCAGGAGGCCTCCAATCATCAGCAAAAACTTCTTGCGGTTCTAATAGATCCCGATAAATTTCAGCCTAAAGATGCGGAGGATTTTATAAAATATCTTCCTGTGCTGGCCACCCACATTTTTGTGGGAGGTAGCAGTGTAGAGCAAGGTAAAACCTGTGAAGTGGTAAAGGCTATTAAAAACAATTCAGACCTTCCGGTCATCCTCTTTCCGGGAGACCATCATCAGATCTCTTCCCACGCAGATGCTTTGTTGTTTCTAAGCCTTATCTCAGGTAGAAATCCAGAATATCTCATCGAACAGCAAGTAAGGTCTGTAGAGAAATTAAGAAATAGTGATCTGGAAATCATTCCAACCGGATATATACTAATAGACGGAGGAAATGAAACTTCTGTGCAACGCGTGAGCAATACTTCACCCATGTCACAGGTAGAGGTGGGTAAGATCGTGCATACTGCACTGGCGGGACAATATTCAGGAAAAAAACTGATCTACCTCGAAGCAGGGAGCGGAGCGAAAAATGCCGTGTCTGCTGAAATTATAAAAGCGGTTAAAGACGCTTTGGATATTCCACTTATAGTGGGTGGAGGGATTCGAAGTGATCTACAACTTGAAACAGCCTGGAATGCGGGTGCCGATCTTGTCGTGTTAGGAACTGCTTTTGAGGAACGATCTTTCAACCAAAATTAA
- a CDS encoding AAA family ATPase: MEEELAQRPASCIKIVLFGPESTGKSTLSRDLASHYNAPLVQEYMREYLQEKWDLEQRVCQPEDLIPIARGQMAQENRKAEEADELLICDTDLLELKVYSEAYYNGYCDPLLLKHALNHIYDLYFLTYIDVPWTPDDLRDKPHDREGMFKRFKNALEAHNRPYVLLSGNREERLTSAIKKIDQLIKERKK, encoded by the coding sequence ATGGAAGAAGAACTTGCGCAACGACCTGCGTCCTGCATAAAAATCGTCCTCTTTGGACCTGAATCCACCGGCAAGTCTACCCTTTCCCGGGATCTGGCTTCTCATTATAATGCGCCGCTGGTACAGGAGTATATGCGTGAATATCTTCAGGAGAAATGGGACCTGGAACAAAGGGTTTGTCAGCCGGAAGATCTTATTCCAATTGCGCGCGGCCAAATGGCTCAAGAGAACCGCAAGGCTGAAGAAGCCGATGAATTACTTATCTGTGATACCGATCTGTTGGAGCTAAAGGTGTATTCCGAAGCTTATTATAATGGGTACTGTGACCCGCTACTTCTTAAACATGCGTTAAACCACATTTACGATTTATACTTTTTAACGTATATTGATGTTCCCTGGACTCCTGATGATTTAAGGGATAAGCCTCACGACCGTGAAGGTATGTTCAAAAGATTTAAAAATGCACTAGAGGCCCATAACCGGCCCTATGTTTTACTATCAGGTAACAGGGAAGAGCGCCTAACCAGCGCAATTAAAAAAATTGACCAATTAATAAAAGAAAGAAAAAAGTGA